Part of the Phocoena phocoena chromosome 8, mPhoPho1.1, whole genome shotgun sequence genome, ACTGTGCGCTAGGcactgtactaagtgctttatattgATATAATGTCTTACTATGTAAATCGTCAGAATAACACTATGAAGTagatagtattattattataacaatatTGCACATGAAGAAAAGTAGTTAAGTAACTTAGTTAATGGTTCTGGCTAGTAAATATTAGTACTAGGAATCTAACCCAAGCTTCTGGTTCTGAAGTATCaggctttcatgtgtttgttctctTGGTAACTGATGCTGTAAGGGTTGAATTTGTTTTATCACATTTATAAAAGATAACACAAAGTAAAGTAAACTATAACATCATATCTACATACATATCTACATAAAAGATAACACAAAGTGTAAACTATAATATCATATCTACATAATATATTTACAATCCCCTAGAAAGGAGAGTGCTTAAGAGAAGGTGATTATAGACTGCTACAGTTCTAGCTATTGTGAACAGAGCAGGCTCTAGCCTCAGCATCATTTTCTCTGGTGAAAAAAGTgatttccccttcctctccctttgcCTGATTGTAATGGTGGGCCCCAAAACACCAGAATCTCTGAAATTTCAAATAGTGGAGAAAGGATGTGTCAATAGTAATTAATCTACTTATTCCTTTGGATTTTCTCCTCCTCATTCACACAGATTTCTGTTACATATTATGTTCCCAAAATAAGCCTAGATTTCTGAAAGGGCATTATTTATTGGACAAGAGAATGcataatcataaaatatattaaataaatgttgataCCAAATGGAATACTAATCAATAACAGTGAGTTAGTTATTAGTGAAGGTTTATTGCAGCATAACTTATTCAATCCCAGTTCCTCCACCTATCTAGTTTCTTCTTATTTCTAAAGTTgagataatttttcattttcaaaaagttaaaatcatcatcattactgaacattttaataataataatttcagatAGCACtgtcaattttcttttataaaatgattgTCTTAAGTGTATATGTGGAAATATCCTAAATAACTAATTTTACTTTTCTAGGTTTAGATTGTACTGATGTTAAAGATACCATTGGTTCTGTCACTAAAACACCAAGTGGTTTGTATATAATCCACCCAGAAGGATCTAGTTACCCATTTGAGGTAAAGTTTTCCCTTATTATATGGAATAGGATAGGcatctaatttatttaaataatattagaattttaattgttttaatattttattttttcttaaaaattttaaaataaatcagtataAGTTCCAgtttcaaaatttttgttttctggaattcTTTGCCCAAACCACAAACCAATAAAAGAACTAGAGGGTCTTTCACTTTTCTATTTGAGTGTTCATGGTTACACTCTTTAAAGTAAATCCATTTGGTGCAAGATCTTATATTATCCTTACAGTAGGCAGAACTATGCAAAATAAATACTTACTTGCTTGAATTAGCTtatggatattaaaaaataattgtgtgCTTTGCCTTGGGGCTTGCTAAAAATACTTTAGTTTCTCTTCCTACACTTGGTTATACTTTCTTTGGATGATAAGTGATTTTTTGtgattgtataaaaaattaataattaaaaaatcctTTCACTGAATTGTGAGACAAATTGAGAAGCTGATCCATTtcttaaatcaaataaaataaattactcaTATTTATCCTTAGTAGTTCTATACCATGATTTCTAGAAGAAAGTTCTACTAGAAATTGTGTTATTAAAATTAGTATTATAATGTTACTATATTACATatagtgtatataatatataaaaattatatatatataattttctggtTACTTTTTTGTGCATAAGAAATTTATAATACCAATATCATACCTTATTGATagtctttattaaaatattaaaatatattttctaaaccaGTTTCTCGTCTCAGAGTTACTAACGTTATTTTTTGACATCTATTGACAGGATGTCAAAAATTGGGAATTAAGTGGGAAATAATTTTAAGTTACCTAAATTACTTCACCTACAGATTCAAAAATGGACCTGAACAGATGTGGAAAGGGAACGCTTCTAATTTTGTGAAGAGTGGGATGCATAATTACCTCTTTTGTGGGAAAGTGTTGGTTCCCTAACTTCCTCCACACTGCCTTTTTCTGTCTGTGTGTGGGAAGTTTCTGATGGGGAGGATTGGTCTGATTTTCTCGCTGTGTCACTTCTATGGGTCCCCTACGGTTGTCCTCTTAGAGGCATTTAACAGAGCACCACAGATGCACCTATGAGTGCCTGCTGAGATGGGGCACAAATCACGCCTTTCTGTCTGAAAATCCCAGTCTGAACACAGGCCTTCCAGGcttttggaggaaaaaagcaaTCAAAGACAGGCACACAGGCACATTtaacactgttttttaaaaaatcagtgttttaattaaaaggaaaagttaatttataaagaaatacatCACTCTGCCATATCAGATTGGTACAGTTATTActcaactgaaaaatatttatggagctgAGGAATAAGAGGGTAACCTTAAAATGCTACAAACACATATGTTAAAAAACTGACTGATACAAGGACCACAATTAGGTTTGTTTTATAATAAACAGTATTATttctagagatttaaaaaaatctgaatacaTTAATGACATACAGTTGCATTGAAACTTTCAGTGGAAGTATCTTCTCTTTCTCTAGGCTTTAAGGGTGAAGTATGAgttttatataaaagaatgaaaataatattatattatttttgtcttttctgggttTATTTTAGGTAATGTGTGACATGGATTACAGAGGAGGTGGATGGACTGTGATACAGAAAAGGATCGACGGGATAATTGACTTCCAAAGGTTATGGTGCGACTATCTGGATGGATTTGGTGACCTTTTaggtcaaattttatttatttctcctcttttttcttctttttgataataTGCCTATGGACTCTGTCTCTATTGGTCAAATAGTTAGTAAAAATAGCAAATCCttgtgaatataaaaatatgacaaaTTACCCTCTGGTTATATgccaaattacttaaaataaataggTCTTCAGTTGAGAtatgaaaatctttatttttagttgAAATATGATTTGAGTGAAAATTCTAAATTGTGTTATTTATTAAGTATTGACTATGCTCCCAGCAGAATTCTGGCAGatactcaataactatttgtaGAATGAAAACCTGAATGAGTAGGGTCCTTGAAATTCTTGAGATTTGTGTTGTGTCTACATAagcaaatgaaatagagaattgaGGTCCATAGCTGTAGGAATTCAAATTATGTAAATGTCAGTAAAAATCACTATGCTCAAAACTTGGAAAATGTAAACCCCAGGTGAACTGTAAAATCTGTTCACGTTATTACCAAATGGCAGCATCAACTTTTGCGGGTGAATAGAAGCACCAGTATTTCTGAACCCTACAGAATTTTACATTAATTGGAACATTTGCAGGTGACTTTGATCATTTTCATGCTCTTATTTTAAGTTATTGTTGTTATAATTTAGAATCTTTAACTTCCCATAATAATGTCATCCAAGGATTTAATAAGTGGTGGTGTTTGTCCTACTGCTAAAAACCCTGCAGCATGCCAATGATGTTAGAAGGGACatgaaatgtaataaaatgtcATAAGTAAGGCCAGATAGCTGCCATGCTATGGAATGCATTTGAAATACTTGTGTTTTCTCAGCATTACCTCCAATTTTCCAGTAAGGGCTGCCTTCTGAATTGAGCTGTCATAGATCTGCAGGCTCTAAGTTGTTATCTTCCTTACTTAATGCTTATGTCCATGGGAAAATTATCTGAGTTTTGACAAAAAATGTCTTCAGGAAGGTATACTTCACATAAGCAGACTGCTTTGTACTtggcctatttaaaaaaaataaacttaggaTTAAGGAAAATGTATTGTTCAGTTAAATCTGAGGTTGGGGTAGAGGGGAAAGATGGCAAGGACACTTAAATTGTAGTGTCAGACTGTGAGAAACTAAGCAGGCCCACCTTCCTTCTTGTACTTCTTTTTTACTTCCTATACTCCCTTTCTTCCAGTATTTCTTCAGAAAACTTTTCAGTTCTAAGTGGGTATGTAGCTAAAATGCCCCTGTAAGGCCTGGAGAGTGACTTAGTATCTTAGCTATAGTTTTAAGATTTGAATTCTGTCACATTGTCTCCCAGCTCTTGAAGTTTGTTTTGACTAGATCCTTACTTCCTTCAGTAATTTCATGATTCAAGCAGAGGGATATACTTCAGAGCAGGAGTGTCTACATTTAGGTTATGCCACAGTGGGTAGAGGGAGGTAGAAAGTCATTGGCTAGAACATGCAAGAAGAATGCAGTCTGAATTAAGGAGTTCAATAATCCATCTTGGACCTATAATCATCTTGAAAATATTGACCCTTAACCTGAGTATGCTCCAGTGTTGCTACATTATGTCTGCATTCATAGGTAACTGATGAGCTTCATTacaacaaagaaatatttgttcacaaaatattattctcaaagacagaaaaaataatttctactgagcattttcagaaaatatttctttaggaGTTGCTGATTTGGAGGCTAAACCTCTTATATTTACTGGTACACATCATTTTGTTACCTGCCATAATATTTGAACTCATTTTTTGTTGACATGCCTTAAGGTAAAACTTGACTTTTTACGTGATctttaaatgaatttttgaatttaatttggggagataaaaaaatgaaacagagactagTTATCCCAAGTCTAGTAAAGTAGAAGTGGgaagatacacatatatatatgttttggtAAATTAGGCAAACACTGATAATTTGAACCAGGGCAATCTAGTCTCTCAAATAATTTATGTGTGCCATCTTGGAGTTATTGAAACACTAAGCAAAGCCAAAGACTTAATAACAAAGGGTTATTCTAacttgtattaaaatatatttaaaaagcatttttttttaaacaggtgaaTTTTGGCTAGGGCTGAAAAAGATTTTTTACATAGTGAATCAGAAGAATACCAGTTTTATGCTGTATGTGGCACTGGAATCTGAAGATGACACATTCGCTTATGCATCATATGATAATTTTTGGCTAGAGGATgaaacaagattttttaaaatgcacttagGACGATATTCAGGAAATGctggtaagtttttttttcctaaaattacccaaaagatttaaatatagcTGACTCAATATTAGATGAAGATAAAAGTAATGCATTTCTTTTGGTATATGACACATAACTGATAACAGAATAGGTTAGGAATGAGAAAACTGGCTAAGTCTTGAGTTATGAAACTCTGCTATGATGGTTGCATCATCTTGTGATTTTGAAGTGCtttatacactttaaaacaatTTTGCCATATGTAACCACAATTGATTATTTAGATAGCAAATCTGTGGGGCAGGCTGGGAAggcattatttacattttcatgtacTGAGAGGCTGGTGTTTAGAAGTCATAGAATGTTAGAGCTGATCTTCACTCTTCTCACTCTGCAGGTTAAGAAACCTGAAAGATTGACTTGCCCAAGAGTCCCAGCTCATCACATCTGAGCAAGGGCAAGGACCCAGGTTGATAGAACAACTAGTTTAgtgggggttttttctttttttggctataTCTCAGTACATCTACTCATTTCTAAATAAGTTAAATTTTTAGAACTCCAAAATACTTGAtattaaattcatattttgatgCTGATATTTTTAACTTGAGTTAATACTAAATTCAGCTCTCCTGTTCATTGCTCATCATTGTACTTGTTCATTAGGTATGTTTAGTGTTAGAAATCCAAAAATGAATGAGTTATGTTCCCAGTTCTTTAACTAATCACAATATAGAGAGGGAgattaaataaaactgaaaacacagAATACCGATAGAGATTTGGGGGCTAAAGAGAAAGAATTCCAATGGATTACATCCAGAGAAGGGTAGTTTTCAACAAAGAATTAATGGTAGGGTCAACCTGGGGTGCTTTGTGAAAGTACATACTCATGCAGAATCTGATTCAGTAAGTTTGGGCCCAGGTATTTGTATTCACTAGATGGATATGTTGGCATCCTTatagttgagaatcactgatctgtACTTGGAGGAATGGATAGGCTTTTGGCAAGTGAATGTTGGCAAACAGAGCAGCTTGAGTCAAGGTACAGAGGGAGGAAAATTACTGGGCATGAGAAGTTGTCTGTTATGGATGGAATCTCTGATATCTGAGGGGGTTTAGACTTAGGATATTAAGTAAAAGTCTGAAATTTAAATATTGACATATAGGGACAATTTTAAGGAGTTATATAATTTTTGAGGCTTCATCTCTAAAAGAGTAAAGAACTATCTAAATATGGAACATACAATGTTAGGAAAAGTTTATGTGGGATTTCTCTAGAAGATGACTAGGATCTCATTAGAGGATACAATTTATAATGGcaagaattttttcattttggaagccTCAAATTTTGTCATGCCTTATTCTGCCTTTTCCCAataaagttaagtaactttcaaATGTTGATCACATAATATaatcaagataaagaaaaagatgtcAAAAGAATGTAAAGATAGCAGTATAGTTAAGTATGATCAGGTATTTGGTAGAGGTGAGCCAGATATTTGACTTTGAGCTCagagcaaaaatagaaatatgaaatttGAACATTTGAGGAGCACAGTTGTTCCATGAGGACACATTGTCCTGGTTCTAAAACTTGAGAGACATTTCTCTGGGTTCTTAGTGAAAACAAAGTGTCATGTTTTCTAATTACACTCGGACAGAAAACGTAACAGTGAGTTTTACAGTgggccatttctttaaaaatagacctatgcattatatttttagagtaaattattaaatataatccaGTGAGGAGCTCATATAATGTATGATCCTTCTGATGGTTGGACTTAACCAGGGAGAGTATCTGTGGAGAGATCATATAATTTAGGTAATGCTCCATAAGTGTTGTCTTTCTCATTTGAACTTCTGAAAGGTTTTGCACCATGTGGTATTGAAAATGATATCCTCCCTGCAAATATGTGCAATTTTGGCATTTTGTTCCTATGAAGTGCATGGTCAGAGACAGGGCTGGGGTACAGGATAGGCCACTACCATTAGTGAAGTTCTCCAGGTTCCTCAAAGACATCTCAAAAGATGCCAAACATTTGGAATATAATGAAACAAATGTGGGCTTTGAATTCTTCAAAGATTTTACATAGCTTCACTTTTACTTAGTGTTTCAAACATCTTAGCAAATTTTATCTATAAGTGAAATCTAAGTACAATGGGACTAATTAGAATCTTTTATTTATAtggtttaaaagaaacaaacaaacatgactTCTACCCCTGCTACTTAGTTAGCCAGGTTGCCTTGGCCAAGATACTTAATCTTTGAAGATTACTGTGACTATCAGGGATATCACACATAGAATGTCCAATGTAAGTCTTTAAAATATGGTGGTGTTTTAACTACTATCCAATTAGTATGCATATCATATGGAGAGCCATGAAGAAAAGGCATACCTCAGTGGTAtagctgatttttttcttgagGGCATTGGGCATTTAATATAAACTTGGTGGCCactaaataaaatcaaacaacttTTGCAGTTATAAATTTGTTCCTGAAAGGTAGAGGTTTCACTTTCATCCATACCTCTCTATCTAAAGTGATGTAAAATGGTACTGGTATAAAAATTTGtgtgtaaattattttctttccctaaatTACCAATTACCATATTATTCTTCCCCAAAGTATGACAGGTTTATACACCATATTTTTGACCTAAATTATCTGCTTCTGTCTACATAGCCAAGCTTCCATTTTGTGATTTTATATCGAATGCCTACTTATTCATGTTTACATATTCTGAgcctatttatatgaaataattgGAATGACAAAATTGTAGAAATGGAGAGCACATTACCCCTGGTTACCAGGGGTAAGGGATGGGATTTAGTTTTTAAAGCATATGAAGGAAACTATCATTCAATTTATACTGCTACTGTTTGGTCCTTTCATACAATTATGCAACGATTTAATAGTTTTCAATTTATTAACTGATAATATGCAAAGTTTTCCTAGGCCATCACAGACCACCATAATTTGTTCCAACAAACGTCTACTTAAACATGCCTATCATGTTGAGGAATTTATTACCAGATTTTGGCATATTGCACCCGGAGGAGAGATTTTAATATAATacctattaaaatataatttaaacctTAGTTCTGGGATGTAATGCTTTTGCATAATGGGTTGGTAAAGGTtgattaaaattacaaaaaatgcctttaaatttcgtcattaaaaaaatctattttacctAGGTGATGCATTCCGGGGTTTCAGAAAAGAAGATAATCAAAACGCAATGCCTTTTAGCACATCAGATGTTGATAATGATGGATGTCGCCCTGTATGCTTCATCAATGGTCAGCCTGTGAAGAGCTGCAGCCACCTCAGTAACAATACCGGCTGGTGGTTCAACCAGTGTGGTCTCGCAAATCTGAATGGCATTCATTACTTCCCTGGAAAATTGCTTACAACTGGAATTCGATGGGGCACATGGACCAAAAACAACTCACCTGTCAAGATTAAATCTGTTTCAATGAAAATTAGAAGAATTTACAACCCATATTTTAAGTAATCTCATTTTAAATTGTAATGAGTGTTCCACAGTTATTTTTgataatatataaacaattttacATAGTTTCTCTTTTTACTTAGTGTTTCAAGCATATTAGCCAAAATTTAACCATAGGTGACATCTAGGTATTATGAGTCTAAATAGTAGTCTTTTTTATAGAGttttataaaggaaaacatgGTTCAATGTATGCTTTTACTACTAATTATATTAACAATATgtaataaaatttgttttgagtGTATCGCAACCTGTCTACCTGTAGTCTgttgtccttttaaaaatttttcccttttctttaaaacatataaacCATAGTGCATTATTAGGAAAATTAAAGAAtgtgttatatttatttctatatttatttgaaatggCTAAATATATAATCTACAGATAATTTCTGTTGAAGACAATTACAAGGAATAATTTTGTGCAGATTAATATATAAACTTCACATAGTTTAAAAACCTTACTATTTCCAGGTGATTCCATAATATTTTACAGGTAATAAGAGTTTGCTGCAAAAATAAAGTCCttcttgttttcctattttattgtGGTTAATAAGTTTATTCTTATTTGTAATGAACTTACTATACATTTGCATACTGATCAGTTGCATTCTAAAACACATTTATATCCTAACTCTTTTTAAGGCAATAGGAATGGTATGAGCtttaaatgaaggagaaagaacaaTGAATCACTGGTCTAGAGGTGGCTCTAGAGCAAGCATTTTTTAGGAAGTTGCAAGGAGTTAGAGTGGTAAGGCTTCCATGGGAAAACACAGCAAGGAATGTGCTAGACCATATTCAGTTAATTAAGAAAATTAGGGTTGAGTGGAAAAGTACTTTGTCCAGAGTTAGGGTTATACAGTGGGTAGAAGTAGCTGAAAAGTGAGGTGGGAGGAGGTctgaattaaaaatacatatgaggGTATAGAGATCACGGTGAGTTGTCTGAGTACAGCAGAGGGCTTAGTTTGATCAGAACATAGAACCTGATCTGAGTTCAGGGATGAGCAAAAATGACATAGTCACctttcaagattgctttcactTTGATCTCCTCACCAAACAGTGAATAAACCGTGTACAGATTATAGACAGGATACAGTTGCAAATGGTTGAGCACGGTTCCCCATGGCTTCCCGTCCATCTCATAGAGGCACAGTTGAGATTCTGTGTCTTTACATTGGGGTAAGATGTCTACTAGGTTGCAGGAGCAGAGAACTGTAGGTTCACTGCCTGCAGTGATATGAGTACCAGAAACAAATTTATATacaattaaggaaataattttgcTACTCAGCAAGCTACGTCTAATGTGTGGATTCTGGACCTTGAAATTCTTGGTCCTATACAGGGGAATCTCCTTTATTGTACTGCAAGGTCTAAGGGCTTCACATTTTTACCCTACCATAAAGGTTATGGAGATACTGAGGGTAAAAGCAGAGTGGGAATAAATGTTGGGATGTTAAGGGAATGACAGACCCAGACAAAagcaagaaattttaatttctctgggtTTGGGAATAAGAAGATGTATTTGACTTTGAATGGGTAAGAGACAATGGCCCCCAGGATGCCTTATGAGAAAGTGTGAAAGTACTAAGAGGCCTCAACCCCCACTGCAAAGGAGAAGCTATATTTTGGTTAATAATCCTGAGCTTCAGACTTCCAGAAATGAAGTGACCTTAACCTTGGGAGAAGTATCAAGACAACGGTTCCTTTTTTGCTCTCTACTATTCCAACACCATGCCCACATCTCTTAGAAGTAAGCATAAAAGATTGGAGTATCATACCCAAGGTCTACATGACATCATTGTAGATTCATTCTTTCAGAATCTGAGGACTTCTCTGGATAAATGGtcccatttaaaaatacaaataatttattattttgtcaatttaattatcagtaaaattgaaactgtgtccagttaaaaatcaaaaggaaactaTACAGATCCAAAAGCTTCTCTCTATACCAGCATATATTAGTTATAAATAAAAAGGTTAACATTCAAAATAGCTTTGAGAGCTATAGAAGTAGGCTaataatctatttaaaaataattataaaacattacCAAGAAACATAAATGACTCTAAATAGCAGCACAATCATGTTCTTTGAATAGAGGACTTGGTGCAAATATCCCCAGATGTATGAATGGAGTAGTGGGTTTGAGAACCAAGAGCAGTTTGGAGTTGCAAGAACAATATGTGAGGAGGATTTAGGTCATGCCAAGGAGATCACTGACACACTGCTTCACTGACATATATGAAATAGGGTTTATTGGGGAAAAATGTACAGGCTGGCAGGTAGGAGAGCCTACTTATGCTAATGAATAGTGCATTCTGGGAGGGCATTTTTGTAACAGTACAATTTCATGGTGGAGAAAGTGGCTTTGTTTGAAAGGGGGAGCTCACTCACTCAGCAGCTGGTACCAGCTTGTTCTTTCCATTGAGCCACTGCAGATCCTCTGAACCTGTTCCTTTATACCAAAGGGAAGGAGACTATTTGGATCTGTCACCAAAGTAATCCATAAATTTAACATAAGGACACCATGAATTGTCAGTacgatttttttttacttgagaAAATTTGAAGCGCTTCTGGAAGTGTAATGAATGAGAACAGATAATGTTTGAAAAAGAATTGATCTTGTAAATATAttagtttttgaaaattattatggGACAACTTACCACAAACTTAATGACTTTAAATTAAATGACACTCATTTACCAGCTCACTGTTCTGCTCAGGGTATTATGATGCTCAAATCAAGATGTCATCCTGGCTGAGCTCTCCTCTGGGTTCAGGAACCTCTTACAAACTCATTGGTTGTTGGTAGAATTTATTTCCCTGTGGTTGTAGGATTGAGGCCTCAGTTGTCCATCTAGTTGTGAGCTGGGACCACTCTCAGCTCATAGAGGCTGCCTGCGGTTCCTTGCTATGTGGTCCGATGTGCAGTTTATAGGGTggatatttgttttcttccaagGCAGCCAGAACAGCTCTCTAACTTCCTATTCTGCTGCCAGCTAGACCAGCCACAGAAAGCTCACTGCTTTAAAAAGAGCTCATGTGATTAGGTCAGACGCACCTGAATAATCTTATCTTCAGGTTAACTGATTTGAGACCTTAATTATGTCTGCAAAATCTTTTTGAAGCCGTACATAAATTAGTGTTTAATTGAATAACTAGGAGAAGGTATATGTAAAACAGAGTCTGGAAATCTTGAGGCCATCTTAGAACTCTGCCTACTGCAATAAAGtgacaaaataattattatgagGAAAGCAGAAAGGTCAGTAGAGTACAAATTCTAcaattattaaaaagtatataatgtAGTATACAGGAAAAGTAGAGTTTTATATTAGTGGGGGAGGAGACAGATTGAAAAATGGCAAAGAGGGAAAATTACtaagaacttgaaaataaaaggaacatcTAATTGTACAAAAATAGATTACAGATTcattaaacacattaaaaagccCAAATTATTGGATAAATATTAGGCAAACGTTAACAGTAAATCTTTTATTTCAAAGGCAtaaatagttttctttaaaaatatctttattggagtataattgctttacaatgatatgtcagtttctgctttataaaaaagtgaatcatgtatacatatacatatagccccacatgccctccctcccaccctccctatcccaccactctgggtggtcacaaagcaccgagctgatctccctgggcaatgtggctgattcccactagctatctattttatatttggtagtatatacaagtccatgtcactctctcacttcgtcccagcttatacttacccctccccgtgccttcaagtccattctctatgtctgcatctttattcctgccctgcccctaggtccttcagaacttttttttttttttagttaccatatatatgtgttagcataaggaatttgtttttctctttctgacttactttgctctgtatgagagactctaggtccatccacctcactacaaataactcaattttatttctttttatggttgagtaatattccattgtatatatgtgccacatcttctttatccattcgtctgtcgatggacacttaggttgcttccatgtcctggctactgtaagtagagctggaatgaacattgtggtacatgactcctctttctgaattatggttttcacagcccagtagtgggactgctgggtcatatggtagttctatttttagttttttaaggaacctccatactgttctccatagtgcctgtatcaatttgcattcccaccaacagtgcaagagggttcccatttctccacaccctccccagcatttattgtttgtagatattttgatgatggccattctgactggtgtgaggtgatacctaattgtagttttgatttgcatttctctaatgattagtgatgttgagcatcctttcaagtgtttgttggcaatctgtatatcttctttggagaaatgtctgtttaggtcttctgcccattttttgattgggttgcttgtttttttgatattgagctgcatgagttgcttataaattttggagattaatcctttgtcagttgcttcatttgcaaatattttcccctaatctgagggttgtcatttcatcttgtttatggttttctttgctatgcaaaagcttttgtttcattaggtcccacttgtttatttttgtttttattccatttctctaggaggtggaccaaaaaggatcttgctgtgatctatgtcatagagtgttctgcctaaattttcctctaagagttttagagtgtctagccttacatttaggtctttaatccattgtgaatttacttttgtgtatggtgttagggagtgttctaatttaattctttcacatatagctgtccagttttcccagcaccacttactgaagaggctgtcttttctccactgtatattcttgactcctttatcaaagataaggtgaccatatgtgcatgggtttatctctgggctttctatcctcttccattgatctatatttctgtttttgtgccagtaccatgctgtcttgattactgtagctttatagtatagtctgaagtccagaagcctgACTCCTGCAG contains:
- the ANGPTL5 gene encoding angiopoietin-related protein 5, whose amino-acid sequence is MIYLFQASLLFLNLCIFTCGEVIQGNCVHHSTDSPVVNIVEDESNAKGESKSNATVYKEDCEESCDVKTKITREEKHFMCRNLQNSIVSYTRSTKKLLRNMMDEQQASLDYLSNQVNELMNQVLILTTEVFRKQLDTFPHRPVQSHGLDCTDVKDTIGSVTKTPSGLYIIHPEGSSYPFEVMCDMDYRGGGWTVIQKRIDGIIDFQRLWCDYLDGFGDLLGEFWLGLKKIFYIVNQKNTSFMLYVALESEDDTFAYASYDNFWLEDETRFFKMHLGRYSGNAGDAFRGFRKEDNQNAMPFSTSDVDNDGCRPVCFINGQPVKSCSHLSNNTGWWFNQCGLANLNGIHYFPGKLLTTGIRWGTWTKNNSPVKIKSVSMKIRRIYNPYFK